One segment of Nostoc flagelliforme CCNUN1 DNA contains the following:
- a CDS encoding L-histidine N(alpha)-methyltransferase has translation MAQNFHSNSQLSSDMSTAINRTAKPSSEFYSIFSEEEVLGIIHALEVRREIPLKYSYKGRGAKIWDDFYLKYVIPTWYRTSNVEIDLLKENFNYLNGNIKIGEKVNIVDVGAGNSYPVKIFIQRLNKLGKLNKYIALDISEELLNLSKNNFTKWFPLVEFISSTIDIENSCVPTKLFQNKASLEIDDTAKIFFHLGVTIGNHQNRDEVLKNFRDSMGKNDLLVFTNETGTNSKWDGNVRGGCKYHVEEIYGWVQSKIGIKSEDCELVRKYDLKTDSIVANIKFHHNYTLHFSQMGIDKKIEISEGEEITIWRHHKYEIPKLLEELERSGLQLLHYNIDKYKSHLMVICKVASS, from the coding sequence ATGGCTCAAAATTTTCATAGCAATTCCCAACTTTCCTCGGATATGTCAACTGCTATCAATCGCACAGCAAAGCCAAGTTCTGAGTTCTACTCTATTTTTTCGGAAGAAGAAGTTTTAGGGATAATTCATGCATTAGAAGTCAGACGAGAAATACCTCTAAAGTATTCTTATAAAGGTAGAGGCGCAAAAATCTGGGACGATTTTTATCTAAAATATGTTATCCCAACATGGTATCGAACATCGAATGTAGAAATTGACCTTTTAAAAGAAAATTTTAACTACTTAAATGGCAATATTAAAATTGGCGAAAAAGTAAATATTGTAGACGTTGGAGCAGGAAATTCATATCCAGTTAAAATTTTTATTCAAAGACTTAATAAATTAGGAAAATTAAATAAATACATTGCTTTAGATATTAGCGAGGAATTGCTTAATTTATCCAAAAACAATTTTACAAAATGGTTTCCTCTTGTCGAGTTTATCAGTTCCACAATTGACATAGAAAATAGTTGCGTACCCACAAAATTATTCCAAAATAAAGCTAGCCTGGAAATTGACGACACAGCAAAAATATTTTTCCACTTAGGTGTTACTATTGGTAATCATCAAAATAGAGATGAGGTACTAAAAAACTTTAGAGATAGCATGGGAAAAAATGATTTACTGGTGTTTACTAATGAAACTGGTACTAACTCTAAATGGGATGGAAATGTGAGAGGTGGCTGCAAGTACCACGTAGAAGAAATATATGGATGGGTTCAAAGCAAGATTGGAATTAAATCTGAAGATTGTGAATTGGTGAGAAAGTATGATTTAAAAACAGATAGTATAGTTGCTAATATTAAATTCCACCATAATTACACTTTACATTTTAGTCAGATGGGGATAGATAAGAAGATTGAAATATCTGAAGGTGAAGAAATTACTATTTGGCGACATCATAAGTATGAAATCCCTAAACTTTTGGAAGAACTAGAACGTTCTGGGCTGCAACTTCTTCACTATAATATTGACAAATACAAATCACATCTTATGGTGATTTGTAAGGTTGCTAGTAGCTAA
- a CDS encoding type II toxin-antitoxin system HicB family antitoxin — protein sequence MMFRYEVILYWSELDEAFIAEVPELPGCAADGNTYQEALHNVELVMQEWIETAKDLGRPVPQPIPRLMYI from the coding sequence ATGATGTTTCGCTATGAAGTTATTCTCTATTGGAGTGAATTAGATGAAGCCTTTATTGCTGAAGTACCAGAATTACCAGGCTGTGCTGCTGACGGTAATACTTATCAAGAAGCTCTGCATAATGTAGAATTAGTGATGCAGGAATGGATAGAAACTGCTAAGGATTTAGGGCGTCCAGTTCCTCAGCCTATACCACGTTTGATGTACATTTAA
- a CDS encoding toxin HicA, protein MSQQDKLLEKILSGTSDTDIPFAQLWQLLYRLGFEERIRGDHRIFIKADVEEILNLQHKRGKAKSYQIKQVRAVIVKYKLGSKNDVSL, encoded by the coding sequence GTGAGTCAGCAAGACAAACTCTTAGAAAAGATCCTCTCTGGGACTTCTGATACAGACATCCCTTTCGCCCAACTGTGGCAGCTTTTATATCGACTAGGCTTTGAGGAACGGATTCGTGGCGATCATCGTATTTTTATCAAAGCCGATGTTGAGGAAATATTGAATCTGCAACATAAGAGAGGGAAAGCCAAAAGTTATCAAATTAAACAAGTTCGTGCAGTAATTGTCAAGTATAAGCTAGGAAGTAAAAATGATGTTTCGCTATGA
- a CDS encoding pentapeptide repeat-containing protein: MKNQILAIAAFLTTISLATTVQAANSEHVKQLLATKQCQNCNLTNAGLVMADLSGANLSGANLTGANLSRANLSGADLRGANLSGASLFGVNLSEAKFSGANLAGADLRNTYLANAELTGAYLNGANFQGAVGIPSQIATPEEFYALGVAEAQKGNQQQAISYFNQAIAIKPEYAGAYLARGIARYQILDRQGAFQDAQIAEKLFTSQSNTPGTQTAQAFIKELQTPVNEKVSAGSPSFVDFLGSLGSVLLQFFPF, translated from the coding sequence ATGAAAAACCAAATTCTAGCCATAGCTGCTTTTTTAACCACAATTAGTTTGGCAACAACCGTACAAGCAGCAAATTCTGAACACGTTAAACAGTTATTGGCAACCAAGCAATGTCAAAACTGCAATTTGACTAATGCAGGTTTAGTGATGGCTGACTTATCTGGAGCCAATTTGAGCGGTGCTAATCTTACAGGTGCTAACCTCAGCCGGGCAAACTTGAGTGGCGCAGATTTACGCGGTGCAAACTTAAGTGGTGCGAGTTTATTTGGTGTTAACCTGAGCGAAGCTAAATTTAGTGGAGCAAATTTAGCGGGTGCTGATTTGAGAAATACTTATTTAGCAAATGCAGAACTGACTGGTGCTTACTTGAATGGCGCTAACTTCCAAGGTGCAGTTGGTATACCATCACAAATTGCTACACCAGAAGAATTTTATGCTTTGGGTGTAGCAGAAGCGCAAAAAGGCAACCAACAGCAAGCAATTAGTTATTTTAATCAAGCGATCGCTATTAAACCAGAATATGCAGGTGCTTATTTAGCTCGTGGTATCGCCCGTTACCAAATACTAGATAGACAAGGTGCATTTCAAGATGCCCAAATTGCTGAAAAGTTGTTTACATCCCAAAGCAATACCCCTGGAACCCAAACAGCCCAAGCTTTTATTAAAGAACTGCAAACACCGGTAAATGAGAAGGTAAGTGCTGGTAGTCCCAGTTTTGTGGACTTTTTGGGAAGTCTTGGCTCAGTCTTGCTCCAGTTCTTCCCTTTTTAA
- a CDS encoding TenA family protein, translated as MTLSQELWAVNQDLAQACLEHPFVQGIGDGTLEQVKFAYYVGQDAFFLEAFARAYSIAAAKAPDWLGFTTFHNLASGVLEELRLHSGYASGWGVNLHSVEPGAATRHYTDFLLATAWGGDVGLTAAAMSPCMRLYAFLGEKLAANGIPNHQYADWIHTYSSADFQPLTQQLEDLVDNYAASNSVVHSTYRYAMFCERDFFQAAWILE; from the coding sequence ATGACTTTATCTCAGGAATTATGGGCAGTAAATCAAGACTTAGCCCAAGCTTGCCTAGAGCATCCTTTCGTTCAAGGTATTGGCGATGGTACTCTTGAGCAAGTGAAATTTGCTTACTACGTAGGGCAAGATGCTTTTTTTTTAGAAGCTTTTGCCCGTGCGTACAGTATTGCCGCAGCTAAAGCACCAGACTGGTTAGGTTTCACCACATTTCATAATTTAGCTAGTGGAGTTTTAGAAGAACTGCGGCTGCATAGTGGCTATGCTTCTGGGTGGGGAGTCAATTTGCATTCTGTAGAACCAGGAGCCGCTACCCGCCACTATACTGACTTTTTGTTAGCAACTGCTTGGGGTGGAGATGTGGGCTTAACTGCTGCGGCGATGTCTCCCTGTATGCGTTTGTATGCCTTTTTGGGAGAAAAGTTAGCTGCTAACGGCATTCCTAATCATCAATATGCAGACTGGATTCATACTTATAGCAGCGCAGATTTTCAACCATTAACACAACAATTAGAAGATTTGGTTGACAATTATGCCGCTAGCAATTCTGTTGTGCATTCAACCTATCGTTATGCGATGTTTTGCGAACGCGACTTTTTTCAGGCTGCCTGGATTTTGGAGTAA
- a CDS encoding putative 2-dehydropantoate 2-reductase: protein MSNRSYAILGTGALGGFYGAKLQKAGLDVHFLLKSDYEYVSKSGLIIESKDGDFTLAQVNAYNEVEKMPQCDVVVIALKTTQNHLLPQMLPPLVRDDGVVLVLQNGLAVEEEVAKIVGNVNIIGGLCFLCSNKVGAGHIRHLDYGQITVGGYASGYDPTGITDKMRQIADDLKSAGISIELAEDLLQWRWKKLVWNIPYNGLSVILNARTDELMSYVHTRKLVEQLMYEVAAGSKSCGRIIPDSFIQTMLDYTVKMKPYRTSMKIDYDERRPLEVEAIFGNPLRKAQAADVNLPQISCIYQQLKFLDEKIRVGDRENA, encoded by the coding sequence ATGTCCAACCGTAGCTACGCCATTCTAGGAACTGGTGCATTAGGTGGCTTTTATGGTGCCAAACTGCAAAAAGCTGGTTTAGATGTTCACTTTTTGCTGAAGAGTGATTATGAATATGTCAGTAAATCTGGTTTGATTATTGAGTCAAAAGATGGTGATTTCACCCTGGCTCAAGTCAATGCCTACAATGAAGTAGAAAAAATGCCACAATGCGATGTGGTGGTGATAGCGCTAAAGACGACACAAAACCATTTATTGCCGCAGATGTTACCGCCGCTCGTTAGGGATGATGGGGTAGTGTTGGTATTGCAAAATGGACTGGCGGTGGAAGAAGAAGTTGCCAAAATTGTTGGCAATGTCAACATTATTGGTGGGTTGTGTTTTCTCTGTTCCAATAAAGTTGGAGCAGGACATATCCGCCACCTCGACTATGGACAAATTACCGTAGGGGGATATGCTTCTGGCTATGATCCTACTGGGATTACAGATAAGATGCGGCAAATTGCCGATGACTTGAAAAGTGCTGGTATCTCAATAGAATTAGCTGAAGACTTATTACAATGGCGATGGAAAAAATTAGTATGGAATATTCCCTATAATGGACTGTCTGTAATTCTCAACGCTAGAACAGATGAATTAATGTCCTATGTTCACACCCGCAAATTAGTTGAACAGTTGATGTATGAAGTTGCAGCAGGATCGAAAAGTTGCGGACGCATCATTCCTGATAGCTTCATTCAAACAATGCTGGATTACACCGTGAAGATGAAGCCTTATCGTACCAGTATGAAAATTGACTACGACGAAAGGCGGCCTTTGGAAGTAGAAGCAATTTTTGGGAACCCATTACGGAAAGCGCAAGCAGCAGATGTGAATTTACCGCAGATTAGCTGTATATACCAACAGTTAAAGTTTTTGGATGAGAAAATAAGAGTAGGAGATCGGGAAAACGCTTAA
- a CDS encoding MazF family transcriptional regulator — protein MPNYSKNDIILVQYPFSDLSSSKVRPAVVVSAPHVSQDILITPLTSKTGALLEGEFILSQWAAAGLNVATAVKRYLYRCALRMVLSFSSF, from the coding sequence ATGCCGAACTACTCTAAAAATGACATCATTTTGGTTCAGTATCCCTTTTCAGATTTGTCCAGTTCAAAAGTTAGACCTGCTGTTGTTGTAAGTGCGCCACACGTTTCTCAAGACATTTTGATCACGCCCTTGACGAGCAAAACTGGAGCGTTGCTAGAAGGTGAGTTTATCTTGTCTCAATGGGCAGCAGCAGGGCTAAACGTGGCTACAGCAGTCAAGAGATATTTATACCGTTGTGCGTTACGCATGGTCTTGAGTTTTAGCAGCTTCTAG
- a CDS encoding transposase yields MVGQFPGERFWVSSSSPGREKVSFYGVYVYNYAKVKIFPYLKADQFNTIDVLKHLRTEFSERDITLIWDGAPNHRAQAVKDALAVLQINLQPLPAYSPDFMPVEHLWQWLREDVTYHTCYQSSTELIERVHLFEQDINSNPFEISVGVARRRHRLWVKNHLDPDEEKLRVST; encoded by the coding sequence ATGGTTGGTCAATTCCCCGGTGAGCGTTTTTGGGTGAGTTCTAGCTCTCCTGGAAGAGAAAAAGTTTCGTTCTATGGAGTTTATGTTTACAACTATGCCAAAGTCAAGATTTTTCCTTACCTCAAGGCTGACCAATTTAATACAATTGATGTTTTAAAGCATCTGAGAACCGAATTTAGCGAGCGCGACATCACTTTAATTTGGGATGGTGCTCCAAATCATCGAGCACAAGCGGTAAAAGATGCTTTGGCGGTTTTACAAATCAATTTGCAACCCTTACCTGCTTACAGTCCTGACTTTATGCCTGTTGAACACCTATGGCAGTGGTTACGTGAAGATGTTACCTACCATACATGCTATCAATCTTCTACAGAACTGATTGAACGGGTTCATTTATTTGAGCAAGATATTAATTCCAATCCCTTTGAAATTAGCGTAGGCGTAGCCCGCCGTAGGCATCGCTTGTGGGTGAAAAATCACCTTGACCCTGACGAGGAAAAACTACGGGTTTCAACATAG
- a CDS encoding winged helix-turn-helix domain-containing protein, translating into MKRLVNWIEKEFNLKCCRESVRKTLKNLGLSWKKARKLLNKANSKKRAEFLATLQSLLDDALHNGHLLIFIDEAHIHLDTDEGYGWSIPR; encoded by the coding sequence TTGAAGCGGTTAGTTAATTGGATTGAGAAGGAATTTAATCTCAAGTGTTGCCGTGAATCAGTGCGTAAAACCCTGAAAAATTTAGGTTTGTCTTGGAAAAAAGCACGTAAACTCTTGAATAAAGCTAATAGTAAAAAACGTGCTGAATTTTTGGCAACACTTCAAAGCTTACTGGATGATGCTCTCCATAATGGTCATTTACTGATTTTCATCGACGAAGCCCACATTCATCTTGATACTGATGAAGGTTATGGTTGGTCAATTCCCCGGTGA
- a CDS encoding helix-turn-helix domain-containing protein — protein MRSLERECLNLKSVALRADHARTRERLMALYEICNGKSATQVGRSTGRNPQTVMEWVHRYNRSGMETLKYRHTGGYPPLFH, from the coding sequence ATGCGATCGCTGGAACGAGAGTGCCTCAATCTTAAGAGTGTTGCCTTAAGAGCAGATCATGCGAGAACTCGTGAGCGTTTAATGGCACTGTATGAAATATGTAATGGAAAAAGTGCGACACAAGTAGGTCGCTCAACAGGACGCAACCCTCAGACAGTAATGGAGTGGGTACATCGTTATAATCGCTCAGGTATGGAAACACTAAAATATCGGCATACAGGCGGTTATCCCCCCCTTTTTCACTAG
- a CDS encoding DUF262 domain-containing protein → MSNNLLSKNITEQMQEEAEIQIRDKKKVVDYNTIEYPIEVIFQKYLKGLNDDSNELFIPDYQRAMIWDEKRQSKFIESILLGLPIPYIYVADTSGKATDENPLETKDLARLEIIDGTQRIRTLANFINNELSLQDLEKLDKLKGFRFSSLPIARQRRFQRTTIRMIQLTEDADEETRRDLFERINTGSVELNPMEKIRGIRRGPFLDLIDELAKYPKFLSLCDFTEPSIRRVEPQEFVLRFFAFLNNYESFNKNINEFFDSYVQELNKAESNTLENMKNEFYAMIDFVEMYFPTGFRQGKKKDRTTTRIKFESLAVGITLALRQQEDLKPASVDFLDSKEFIGYTSSDASSSRNKVIRRIEYVRDQILGTVE, encoded by the coding sequence ATGAGTAACAATTTATTAAGCAAAAATATTACAGAACAAATGCAGGAAGAAGCAGAGATACAAATCCGTGACAAGAAAAAAGTCGTTGACTATAACACAATTGAGTACCCTATTGAAGTTATATTTCAAAAATACCTAAAAGGTCTTAATGATGATTCTAATGAATTATTTATTCCAGATTACCAAAGAGCGATGATTTGGGATGAAAAAAGGCAATCTAAATTTATTGAATCTATTCTATTAGGTTTACCTATTCCTTATATTTATGTTGCAGATACTTCAGGGAAAGCAACAGACGAAAATCCTTTAGAAACAAAAGATTTAGCTCGTTTAGAAATCATAGATGGAACACAAAGGATTCGCACTTTAGCTAATTTTATTAATAACGAGTTATCTTTACAGGATTTAGAAAAGTTAGATAAACTGAAAGGATTTAGATTTTCTAGTCTACCTATTGCACGTCAAAGACGTTTTCAACGAACAACTATAAGAATGATTCAACTAACAGAAGATGCTGATGAAGAAACTCGTAGAGATTTATTTGAAAGAATCAATACGGGTAGTGTTGAATTAAATCCAATGGAAAAAATTAGAGGTATTAGAAGAGGGCCTTTTCTTGATTTGATAGATGAATTAGCGAAGTACCCAAAATTTCTTAGTCTTTGTGATTTTACAGAACCCTCAATTAGGAGAGTAGAACCCCAAGAATTCGTTTTACGATTTTTTGCTTTTTTAAATAATTATGAAAGTTTTAATAAAAATATTAATGAGTTTTTTGATAGTTATGTACAGGAACTTAATAAAGCTGAATCAAATACTCTAGAAAATATGAAAAATGAATTTTATGCAATGATTGATTTTGTTGAAATGTATTTTCCAACAGGTTTTAGACAAGGCAAGAAAAAGGATAGAACAACAACTCGAATTAAATTTGAATCTCTTGCTGTTGGTATAACTTTAGCTTTAAGACAGCAAGAAGACCTCAAGCCCGCGTCAGTAGATTTTCTGGATTCAAAAGAATTTATAGGATACACTAGCAGTGATGCTAGTAGTTCTAGAAATAAAGTTATTCGTCGTATTGAATATGTCCGCGATCAGATTTTAGGTACAGTTGAGTGA